In Duganella zoogloeoides, a single genomic region encodes these proteins:
- a CDS encoding AraC family transcriptional regulator gives MEYDIKELPAVRLAGLRYKGPFGPGIGEFWREVFTPWQKAYNLLDRPTYGVALDNPDTTPPSETRYDAAVEVAADYPIASPAIESSIPAGRYAVAAFEGTAQQMPAAWDELMKELHSAGIAAEGICFERYSADGVPDPTTGIFKADLCIPVT, from the coding sequence ATGGAATATGACATCAAGGAGTTGCCCGCAGTACGCCTGGCGGGCCTGCGCTACAAGGGCCCGTTCGGCCCCGGCATCGGCGAATTCTGGCGCGAGGTGTTCACGCCATGGCAAAAAGCCTACAACCTGCTGGACCGTCCCACCTACGGCGTGGCGCTGGACAACCCGGACACCACGCCGCCGAGCGAAACCCGCTACGACGCCGCCGTGGAAGTGGCCGCCGATTACCCGATCGCCTCCCCCGCGATCGAATCGTCGATCCCGGCCGGCCGGTACGCGGTCGCCGCGTTCGAAGGCACCGCCCAGCAAATGCCGGCCGCCTGGGACGAATTGATGAAAGAACTGCACAGCGCCGGCATTGCCGCCGAAGGCATCTGCTTCGAACGCTACAGCGCGGACGGCGTCCCCGACCCCACAACCGGCATCTTCAAAGCCGACCTCTGCATCCCCGTCACCTGA
- a CDS encoding 2OG-Fe dioxygenase family protein — protein sequence MKPFNPIYTPRAQAAEALRTQGYALLSPQDVAALAGVPRDALDALAPSWNALEPDQYLKDGGRYRRRRHSCFVQEGVRLTQTTHRAHWQPLEYNALHGGMHRLFEPVMPATVAQPAWPALITAIGQVCSTARNTDDRWYVEAHQFRIDTADGIGRPTPEGAHRDGVDFVAVILVARDQVKGGETRVFEADGPNGKRFTMTEPWTLLLLDDATVIHESTPIQPLHVYGHRDTLVLTWRAGAFQGEEKPL from the coding sequence ATGAAGCCATTCAACCCGATCTACACGCCGCGCGCGCAGGCGGCCGAAGCGCTGCGCACCCAGGGCTACGCGCTGCTGTCGCCGCAGGACGTGGCCGCGCTGGCCGGTGTGCCACGCGACGCGCTCGACGCCCTGGCCCCGAGCTGGAACGCGCTCGAACCCGATCAGTACCTCAAGGACGGCGGCCGCTACCGGCGCCGCCGCCACTCCTGCTTCGTGCAGGAAGGTGTTCGCCTGACGCAAACCACGCATCGCGCACACTGGCAGCCGCTCGAATACAACGCCCTGCACGGTGGCATGCACCGCCTGTTCGAGCCGGTGATGCCGGCCACCGTGGCGCAGCCGGCGTGGCCGGCGCTGATTACCGCCATTGGCCAGGTGTGCAGCACGGCGCGCAATACCGATGATCGCTGGTACGTGGAAGCGCACCAGTTCCGCATCGACACCGCCGACGGTATCGGCCGCCCCACGCCGGAAGGCGCGCACCGCGACGGCGTCGATTTCGTTGCCGTGATCCTGGTCGCGCGCGACCAGGTCAAGGGTGGCGAGACCCGCGTATTCGAGGCCGACGGCCCCAACGGCAAGCGTTTCACCATGACCGAACCCTGGACCTTGCTGCTGCTCGACGACGCCACCGTGATCCACGAATCGACGCCGATCCAGCCGCTGCACGTCTACGGACACCGCGATACGCTGGTGCTCACCTGGCGCGCCGGCGCGTTCCAGGGCGAGGAAAAACCCCTGTAG
- a CDS encoding hybrid sensor histidine kinase/response regulator, which translates to MDASYEIQPDEIEILIVEDSPTQAERLRRLIQSMRYRARVAGNGRLALEAIRESKPHLVLSDIVMPEMDGYTLCRAIKSDPELRDIPVILVTSLMDPKDIIRGIECGADNFIRKPYAEDYLLNRIGHMLMNQKLRRNQNMEIGIALYLGEQKHFINAERQQILDLLISTYEQAVQVNGELQARERQVIELNMRLANHAGELETINREIALKNLELAEASRMKSAFIANMSHELRTPLNAIIGFTGALLMKLPGPLTGEQDKQLNTIRTSARHLLSLINDILDVAKIEAGKVTLEVQKVQCQNLVRDVVDTLRPLALQKNLMLEIDLADEPIVLETDQRALTQILLNLGNNAIKFTETGSVRVSLAQRQGEGQQMIEFSVADSGAGIREEDQNKLFQAFSQLDSTSTRHAEGAGLGLYLCQNLANLIGGSLFFKSDFGQGSTFTLALPRRG; encoded by the coding sequence GTGGACGCCAGCTATGAGATACAGCCCGATGAAATCGAAATACTGATCGTCGAAGATAGTCCTACCCAGGCCGAGCGTCTGCGCCGGCTGATCCAGTCGATGCGCTATCGTGCCCGCGTGGCAGGCAACGGCCGCCTGGCGCTCGAAGCCATCCGCGAAAGCAAGCCGCACCTGGTCCTGTCCGACATCGTCATGCCCGAAATGGACGGCTACACGCTGTGCCGCGCCATCAAGTCCGACCCCGAACTGCGCGATATCCCGGTCATCCTGGTCACATCGCTGATGGACCCCAAGGACATCATCCGCGGCATCGAATGCGGCGCCGACAACTTCATCCGCAAGCCCTACGCGGAAGACTACCTGCTCAACCGCATCGGCCACATGCTGATGAACCAGAAGCTGCGCCGCAACCAGAACATGGAAATCGGCATCGCCCTGTACCTGGGCGAGCAAAAACACTTCATCAATGCCGAGCGCCAGCAAATCCTCGATCTGCTCATCTCCACCTACGAGCAGGCGGTGCAGGTCAATGGCGAACTGCAAGCGCGCGAGCGGCAGGTCATCGAGCTCAATATGCGTCTGGCCAACCACGCCGGCGAGCTGGAAACCATCAACCGCGAAATCGCGCTGAAAAACCTCGAACTGGCCGAAGCGAGCCGCATGAAGTCCGCCTTCATCGCCAATATGTCGCACGAGCTGCGCACGCCGCTCAACGCCATCATCGGCTTTACCGGCGCGCTGCTGATGAAGCTCCCCGGCCCGCTGACCGGGGAACAGGACAAGCAGCTCAACACCATCCGCACCAGTGCGCGCCACCTGCTCTCGCTGATCAACGACATCCTCGATGTGGCCAAGATCGAAGCGGGCAAGGTCACGCTCGAAGTGCAGAAGGTGCAGTGCCAGAACCTGGTGCGCGACGTGGTGGACACCCTGCGTCCGCTGGCGCTGCAAAAGAACCTCATGCTCGAGATCGACCTTGCCGACGAACCGATCGTGCTCGAAACCGACCAGCGCGCGCTCACGCAAATCCTGCTCAACCTTGGCAATAACGCCATCAAGTTCACCGAGACCGGGTCGGTGCGTGTCTCGCTCGCGCAACGACAGGGCGAAGGCCAGCAGATGATCGAATTCTCGGTGGCCGATAGCGGCGCCGGCATCCGCGAAGAGGACCAGAACAAGCTGTTCCAGGCCTTCTCGCAGCTCGATTCCACGTCCACCCGCCACGCCGAGGGCGCGGGCCTGGGGCTGTACCTGTGCCAGAACCTCGCCAACCTGATCGGCGGCTCGCTGTTCTTCAAGAGCGACTTCGGCCAGGGCAGCACCTTTACCCTGGCGCTGCCGCGCCGGGGATAA
- a CDS encoding TolC family protein codes for MACAMAAGLSACAVKAPAPQVDAQAPAQWQAPLPHNGSRANLATWWRQQTDTLLAELIDAAQAVSPTVSSAASRIAQSRADQVAAGAALVPNVDAAGSISRANQQSLTPMGTTSQAALQASWEIDLFGANRAARDAAQARYQSAQAGWHDARVSVAAETANQYFALRACQQLLDVARQDAASRADTARLTELSAGAGFESPANLALARASAADGNSRYLAQRASCDVNVKALVALTAMQEPELRRRLAADANAGAGVANASGAASTAVDTASVAGAGAGAGAGAGAGAGAGVVAAAGANTGGSGGASVPATMPAFGVTELPAQTLAQRPDVFTAEREVAAASAEVGSARAQRYPRLTISGAVGIANFHSGGVNTKTDTWTIGPVSVSVPIFDAGRRRANEDAAGARYDAAVVSYRATVRQAVSEVEQAMVNLDSTAQRTLDAGTATQGYRTNFNAVEQRYKNGMASLFELEDARRTRLAAEQNQVTLARERNAAWVALYRAAGGGWTAPAASAAPASPAAN; via the coding sequence ATGGCGTGCGCCATGGCTGCAGGGTTGTCAGCTTGCGCCGTCAAGGCGCCGGCGCCGCAGGTCGATGCGCAAGCGCCCGCGCAGTGGCAGGCTCCCCTGCCCCACAATGGCAGCCGCGCCAATCTCGCCACCTGGTGGCGCCAGCAGACCGACACGCTGCTGGCCGAGTTGATCGACGCGGCGCAGGCGGTCAGTCCCACCGTGTCGTCGGCCGCCTCGCGCATTGCGCAGTCGCGCGCCGACCAGGTGGCGGCCGGCGCCGCGCTGGTGCCCAACGTAGATGCAGCGGGCAGCATCAGCCGCGCCAACCAGCAGTCGCTCACGCCCATGGGCACCACGTCGCAGGCAGCGTTGCAGGCTTCGTGGGAGATCGACCTGTTCGGCGCCAACCGCGCCGCGCGCGACGCCGCGCAAGCGCGCTACCAGAGCGCGCAGGCCGGCTGGCACGACGCCCGCGTATCGGTGGCGGCGGAAACCGCCAACCAGTATTTCGCCCTGCGCGCCTGCCAGCAATTGCTGGACGTGGCCAGGCAGGATGCCGCCTCGCGCGCCGACACCGCGCGCCTGACGGAACTGTCCGCCGGCGCCGGCTTCGAGTCGCCCGCCAACCTCGCGCTGGCACGCGCCAGCGCCGCCGACGGCAACAGCCGCTACCTGGCCCAGCGCGCCAGCTGCGACGTCAACGTCAAGGCGCTAGTGGCGCTGACCGCGATGCAGGAGCCGGAGTTGCGGCGCCGGTTGGCGGCTGATGCAAATGCGGGCGCTGGTGTGGCTAATGCCTCTGGTGCCGCTAGTACCGCTGTTGATACTGCTAGTGTTGCTGGTGCTGGTGCTGGTGCTGGTGCTGGTGCTGGTGCTGGTGCTGGTGCCGGTGTCGTTGCTGCGGCTGGAGCCAATACCGGCGGTAGCGGCGGCGCCAGCGTGCCGGCGACGATGCCAGCCTTTGGGGTCACCGAACTGCCAGCGCAAACGCTGGCCCAGCGCCCCGACGTCTTTACGGCCGAGCGTGAAGTGGCGGCCGCCAGCGCGGAGGTTGGCAGCGCCCGCGCCCAGCGCTATCCGCGCCTGACCATTTCCGGCGCGGTCGGCATTGCCAATTTCCATAGCGGCGGTGTCAATACCAAGACCGACACCTGGACTATCGGCCCGGTCTCCGTATCGGTGCCGATTTTCGACGCCGGCCGGCGCCGTGCCAACGAGGATGCCGCCGGCGCCCGCTACGATGCCGCCGTCGTCAGCTACCGCGCCACCGTGCGCCAGGCCGTGAGCGAAGTCGAGCAGGCCATGGTCAACCTCGACAGCACGGCGCAGCGCACCCTGGATGCCGGCACCGCCACGCAAGGCTACCGCACCAACTTCAACGCGGTGGAGCAGCGCTACAAGAACGGCATGGCCAGCCTGTTCGAACTGGAAGACGCACGCCGCACCCGCCTGGCCGCCGAACAGAACCAGGTCACGCTGGCGCGCGAGCGCAACGCCGCCTGGGTGGCGCTGTACCGCGCCGCCGGCGGCGGCTGGACTGCTCCTGCTGCCTCTGCCGCCCCCGCTTCCCCTGCTGCCAACTGA
- a CDS encoding efflux RND transporter permease subunit — translation MNFSALSIKNPIPAIMLFVLLTLAGLMAYKANPVQDFPDIELPIVTVTATLEGTAPAQLETEVTRKIEDSVATLQGVKNIYSTVLDGVSTTTVEFILEKPISDAVNDVRDAVARVKADMPAELRDPSVTKAATAGRVVQTFTAAAANVPGEKMDQQELSWFVDNVVAKRLLAVPGLGAVKRVGGVYREIRVELDDARMAALRVSALDVSRQLRLVQREAPGGRGDVSGAEQSVRTIATVKSAAELAAIELPLTDGRRVRLDQVATITDTVSEPRAIAMQDGREVVGFEVFRTKGASEVAVARGARAAIEQLNLDNPKVVLQQVIDNAIPVEEDFDGSMHLLYEGALLAVLVVWWFLRDWRATLVAAAALPLSVMPAFLGIWLFGYTLNIVTLLSLALVVGVLVDDAIVEIENIERHLRMGKTPMEAALEAADEIGMAVIATTFALVAVFLPTAFMSGVPGLFFKQFGWTAVIAVLASLVVARLLTPMMAAYLLKPAVHKEEKDGWIMTRYMRTMQWCLRNRGKTAIASLVFFAGSIALVGLLPTGFVPAADRSQTQINLELPPGSTLAETRVVAERARLAAMQVPGIKAVFSSIGGGSSGDAFAPGAAAEARSAVLTLSTVHRTDRKESMADLEAHIREQLNNVPGARFKVGPPDSGVKMQLVLRSDDPVALRETAQKVEREMRTLQGVGNVRSTASLVRPEIIVTPDFAKAADLGVTANAIGQTVRVATAGDYDTDLTKMNLPERQVPIRVKLPDAVRADLDAIGRLTVPGKNGPVLLATVATITMESGPAQINRLNRSRNVTFEVELGKRTLGEVNTEARALPTMQNLPKSVHIAELGDAQEMAALFSSFGTAMLIGVLCIYCVLVLLFKDFMQPLTILAALPLSIGGAFVALLITGRALSMPSMIGLIMLMGIVTKNSILLVDYAILARQAGMNSFDALVDACHKRSRPILMTTIAMGAGMMPLALGWGADPSFRSPMAITVIGGLITSTLLSLLVVPAVFTYVDDFEHWLQRLMRKLRREPEPVPVPEPEPGPGPEPKPATT, via the coding sequence ATGAACTTTTCCGCGTTATCGATCAAGAACCCGATCCCGGCAATCATGTTGTTCGTGCTGCTCACGCTGGCCGGCCTGATGGCCTACAAGGCCAACCCGGTGCAGGACTTCCCGGACATCGAACTGCCCATCGTCACCGTCACCGCCACTCTGGAGGGCACGGCGCCGGCGCAGCTGGAAACCGAAGTCACGCGCAAGATCGAGGATTCGGTGGCCACGCTGCAGGGCGTGAAAAACATCTATTCGACGGTGCTCGACGGCGTCTCGACCACCACCGTCGAATTCATCCTGGAAAAGCCGATATCGGACGCCGTCAACGACGTGCGCGACGCGGTGGCGCGCGTCAAAGCCGACATGCCGGCCGAGCTGCGCGATCCGTCCGTGACCAAGGCAGCCACCGCCGGCCGCGTGGTTCAGACCTTTACGGCCGCTGCGGCCAACGTCCCCGGCGAAAAAATGGACCAGCAGGAGCTGAGCTGGTTCGTCGATAACGTGGTGGCCAAGCGCCTGCTGGCGGTGCCGGGACTCGGTGCGGTCAAGCGCGTGGGTGGCGTCTATCGCGAGATCCGGGTGGAGCTCGACGATGCCCGCATGGCGGCGTTGCGCGTCTCCGCGCTCGATGTGTCGCGCCAGTTGCGGCTGGTGCAGCGCGAAGCGCCGGGCGGACGCGGCGACGTCAGCGGCGCCGAGCAGTCGGTGCGCACGATTGCCACCGTCAAGAGCGCGGCCGAACTGGCCGCCATCGAACTGCCGCTGACCGACGGACGCCGCGTGCGCCTCGACCAGGTGGCCACCATTACCGACACCGTGTCGGAACCGCGCGCAATCGCCATGCAGGACGGACGCGAAGTGGTGGGTTTCGAAGTTTTCCGCACCAAGGGCGCCAGCGAAGTGGCCGTGGCCCGGGGCGCGCGCGCCGCCATCGAACAGCTCAATCTCGACAACCCGAAAGTGGTGCTGCAACAGGTGATCGACAACGCGATTCCGGTCGAAGAAGATTTCGATGGCTCAATGCACCTGCTGTACGAAGGCGCGCTGCTGGCGGTACTGGTCGTATGGTGGTTCCTGCGCGACTGGCGCGCCACGCTGGTGGCCGCCGCCGCGCTGCCGCTGTCGGTAATGCCGGCATTCCTCGGCATCTGGCTGTTCGGCTATACGCTCAACATCGTCACCCTGCTGTCGCTGGCGCTGGTCGTGGGCGTGCTGGTCGATGACGCCATCGTCGAAATCGAGAACATCGAACGCCACCTGCGCATGGGCAAAACGCCGATGGAAGCGGCGCTGGAAGCGGCCGACGAAATCGGCATGGCGGTGATCGCCACCACGTTCGCGCTGGTGGCCGTGTTCCTGCCCACCGCGTTCATGAGCGGCGTGCCGGGCCTGTTCTTCAAGCAGTTCGGCTGGACCGCCGTGATCGCGGTACTGGCGTCGCTGGTCGTGGCGCGGTTGCTCACGCCGATGATGGCCGCGTACCTGCTCAAACCTGCCGTGCACAAGGAAGAAAAGGACGGCTGGATCATGACGCGCTACATGCGCACCATGCAGTGGTGCCTGCGCAATCGCGGCAAGACCGCGATCGCTTCGCTGGTGTTCTTTGCCGGCTCGATTGCGCTGGTAGGCTTGCTGCCCACCGGCTTCGTGCCGGCGGCCGACCGCTCGCAAACCCAGATCAACCTGGAACTGCCGCCTGGCTCCACGCTGGCCGAAACCCGCGTGGTAGCCGAGCGCGCGCGCCTGGCGGCGATGCAGGTGCCGGGCATCAAGGCGGTATTCAGTTCGATTGGCGGCGGCTCGAGCGGCGACGCCTTTGCCCCCGGCGCGGCCGCCGAGGCGCGCAGCGCGGTACTGACGCTGTCCACCGTGCACCGCACCGACCGCAAGGAATCAATGGCCGACCTGGAGGCACACATCCGCGAACAGCTGAACAACGTGCCCGGTGCGCGCTTCAAGGTCGGCCCGCCCGACAGCGGCGTCAAGATGCAGTTGGTGCTGCGCAGCGACGATCCGGTGGCGCTGCGCGAGACCGCGCAAAAGGTCGAGCGCGAAATGCGCACGCTGCAGGGCGTGGGCAATGTGCGCTCCACCGCGTCGCTGGTGCGCCCCGAGATCATCGTCACGCCGGACTTCGCCAAGGCGGCCGACCTCGGTGTAACCGCCAACGCCATCGGCCAGACCGTGCGCGTGGCCACGGCAGGCGACTACGACACCGATCTGACCAAGATGAACCTGCCCGAACGCCAGGTGCCGATCCGCGTCAAGCTGCCCGACGCCGTGCGCGCTGACCTTGACGCCATCGGCCGCCTGACGGTGCCGGGCAAGAACGGCCCGGTGCTGCTGGCGACAGTGGCCACCATCACCATGGAAAGCGGCCCGGCGCAGATCAACCGCTTGAATCGCAGCCGCAACGTGACGTTCGAGGTGGAGCTGGGCAAGCGCACGCTGGGCGAAGTGAACACCGAAGCGCGCGCCCTGCCCACCATGCAGAATCTGCCCAAGTCGGTCCACATCGCGGAACTGGGCGACGCCCAGGAGATGGCCGCGCTGTTCAGCAGCTTCGGCACCGCCATGCTGATCGGCGTGCTGTGCATCTACTGCGTGCTGGTCTTGCTGTTCAAGGACTTCATGCAGCCGCTCACCATCCTGGCCGCGCTGCCGCTGTCGATCGGCGGCGCTTTTGTGGCGCTGTTGATCACGGGCCGGGCGCTGTCGATGCCGTCGATGATCGGACTGATCATGCTGATGGGGATCGTCACCAAGAACTCGATCCTGCTGGTGGACTACGCGATCCTGGCGCGCCAGGCCGGCATGAACAGCTTCGACGCTTTGGTCGATGCCTGCCACAAGCGCAGCCGCCCGATCCTGATGACGACAATCGCCATGGGCGCCGGCATGATGCCCTTGGCGCTGGGCTGGGGCGCCGACCCGAGCTTCCGCTCGCCGATGGCAATCACGGTCATCGGTGGCCTGATCACCTCGACCTTGTTGAGTTTGCTGGTAGTGCCGGCGGTGTTCACGTACGTGGACGATTTCGAACACTGGTTGCAGCGTTTGATGCGAAAATTACGCCGCGAGCCGGAACCGGTACCGGTACCGGAACCGGAACCGGGACCGGGACCGGAACCCAAACCGGCCACCACCTAA
- a CDS encoding MarR family winged helix-turn-helix transcriptional regulator, whose protein sequence is MNTKTSSIPAPAEDAAGAGQAPQLDQQLCFALYSTSLAMSKIYRKLLRGLGLTYSQYLVMLVLWEKDEQTVSEVGERLFLDSATLTPLLKRMEAAELLTRTRAAVDERQVIIKLTASGDALRAQAAKLPPSILQATRCSVEQVVDMKQQLDTLRASLMAAG, encoded by the coding sequence ATGAATACCAAAACTTCCTCCATCCCCGCGCCTGCCGAAGACGCTGCAGGCGCCGGCCAGGCGCCGCAACTGGACCAGCAACTGTGCTTCGCGCTGTATTCGACGTCGCTGGCGATGAGCAAGATCTACCGCAAGCTGCTGCGCGGCCTGGGCCTGACCTACTCGCAATACCTGGTGATGCTGGTACTGTGGGAAAAGGACGAGCAGACCGTGTCCGAAGTGGGCGAACGGCTGTTCCTCGACTCGGCCACGCTGACGCCGCTGCTCAAGCGCATGGAAGCGGCCGAGCTGCTCACCCGCACCCGCGCTGCCGTCGATGAGCGGCAAGTGATCATCAAGCTCACCGCAAGCGGCGACGCGCTGCGCGCGCAGGCAGCCAAGCTGCCGCCGTCCATCCTGCAAGCCACGCGCTGCTCGGTCGAGCAGGTGGTGGACATGAAACAGCAACTCGACACCCTGCGCGCCAGCCTGATGGCCGCCGGCTAA
- a CDS encoding CerR family C-terminal domain-containing protein has protein sequence MNPKPTSSSADDARKPRSDGEQSRERLLHAAMRLFGQQGFSKTSTREIAQAAGANVAAISYYFGDKSGLYQACFGFMCTTPGGNVAAFEQPHFTLRESLQGYYHQMLAPLLQHEDADVLLRLFYREMLEPTGLWQREIENNIKPEHAALLRVLCRHLGTQEVTDDLQRLAHAIPSMCVTLLIARDVIAAVSPQLVESPAAFAVWAEQLVDYAEALVQVEKNKLQQRTA, from the coding sequence ATGAATCCCAAACCCACCTCTTCTTCCGCCGACGACGCCCGCAAGCCGCGCTCGGACGGCGAGCAGTCGCGTGAACGGCTGCTGCACGCGGCCATGCGCCTGTTCGGCCAGCAGGGCTTTTCCAAGACCTCCACCCGTGAAATCGCCCAGGCGGCCGGCGCCAACGTCGCTGCCATCAGCTACTATTTCGGCGACAAGTCCGGCCTGTACCAGGCCTGCTTCGGCTTCATGTGCACCACGCCCGGCGGCAACGTCGCCGCCTTCGAGCAGCCGCACTTCACGCTGCGCGAATCGCTGCAGGGCTACTACCACCAGATGCTGGCGCCGCTGTTGCAGCACGAGGACGCCGACGTGCTGCTGCGCCTGTTCTACCGCGAGATGCTCGAGCCCACCGGCCTGTGGCAGCGCGAGATCGAAAACAACATCAAGCCCGAACACGCGGCGCTGCTGCGGGTGCTGTGTCGCCACCTCGGCACGCAGGAAGTCACCGACGACCTGCAACGCCTGGCCCACGCGATTCCGAGCATGTGCGTCACGCTGCTGATCGCGCGCGACGTCATTGCCGCCGTCTCGCCGCAACTGGTCGAGTCGCCTGCCGCGTTCGCGGTATGGGCCGAACAGCTGGTCGATTACGCCGAGGCGCTGGTGCAGGTCGAAAAAAACAAACTTCAACAAAGGACAGCATGA
- a CDS encoding efflux RND transporter periplasmic adaptor subunit: MKTLKSTLKPANLKPTVLALLAVFAVAGAGMAFYSPATQAADDKKAAAPKPALTVTVVKPSSARLPITLTANGNVAAWQEASVSSESNGLRLTEVRVNVGDVVKAGDVLAVFSADTVNADVAQAKAALLEAQANAADAVANAARARTLQDSGALSAQQISQYNTAEQTANARIASAQAALATQQLRLKYTKVVAPDSGVISARTATVGAVSAPGTELFRMIRQGRLEWRAEVVAQDLRSIVPGSTALVKAANGSETTGKVRMIAPTVDLQTRSALVYVDLPQNAGSKDAPFKAGMFASGKFELGSSEALTVPQQAIVVRDGFSFVFRLTPDNHVAQVKVQPGRRLGNRIEVVGGLKADTPVVLRGAGFLNDGDLVHVVAEQAATASK, translated from the coding sequence ATGAAAACTCTGAAATCGACTCTGAAGCCTGCGAATTTGAAGCCCACCGTGCTGGCCCTGCTGGCGGTGTTCGCGGTTGCCGGCGCCGGCATGGCGTTCTATTCGCCCGCCACGCAAGCGGCCGACGATAAAAAAGCCGCCGCGCCCAAGCCGGCGCTGACCGTCACCGTGGTCAAACCGTCGTCTGCGCGCCTGCCCATCACGCTGACTGCCAACGGCAATGTCGCCGCCTGGCAGGAGGCCAGCGTGAGCAGCGAATCGAACGGCTTGCGCCTGACCGAAGTGCGTGTCAACGTGGGCGACGTGGTCAAGGCCGGCGACGTGCTGGCCGTGTTCTCGGCCGACACCGTCAACGCCGACGTGGCGCAGGCCAAAGCGGCCCTGCTCGAAGCGCAAGCCAATGCCGCCGACGCCGTGGCCAATGCCGCGCGCGCCCGCACGCTCCAGGATTCCGGCGCGCTCAGCGCCCAGCAAATCAGCCAGTACAACACCGCCGAACAAACCGCCAACGCCAGGATAGCCTCGGCCCAGGCGGCCCTGGCCACGCAACAGCTGCGCCTGAAATACACCAAGGTGGTCGCGCCCGACAGCGGCGTGATCTCGGCGCGTACGGCCACCGTGGGCGCGGTGTCGGCGCCGGGCACGGAGCTGTTCCGCATGATCCGCCAGGGCCGCCTCGAATGGCGCGCCGAGGTGGTGGCGCAGGACCTGCGCAGCATCGTGCCCGGCTCGACCGCACTGGTGAAAGCAGCCAACGGCAGCGAGACCACCGGCAAGGTGCGCATGATCGCGCCGACCGTGGACCTGCAAACCCGCTCGGCGCTGGTGTACGTGGACCTGCCGCAGAACGCCGGCTCGAAAGACGCGCCGTTCAAGGCCGGCATGTTCGCCAGCGGAAAATTCGAACTGGGTTCGTCCGAGGCCCTGACCGTGCCGCAGCAGGCCATCGTGGTGCGCGACGGCTTCAGCTTCGTATTCCGCCTCACACCCGACAACCACGTGGCGCAGGTGAAGGTGCAGCCGGGCCGGCGCCTGGGCAACCGCATCGAAGTGGTGGGCGGCCTGAAGGCCGATACGCCGGTGGTGTTACGCGGCGCCGGCTTCCTCAACGACGGCGACCTGGTACACGTGGTGGCCGAACAAGCCGCTACTGCCTCCAAGTAA
- a CDS encoding HD domain-containing phosphohydrolase: MNAKRAIVLIVDEASDNLIQMNSLLQDRYEVRLANSGRAALMVMEHVPRPDLVVLDAALPDIDGYTVCQQLKSSPDTADIPLIFLQSEPDEARAICEGAVDIIPKPFVGEVLRARVDTHLQLRHARELLKQQRNLLEHVVEEVTAELSQMLDAMIWALASLAETREYETANHLRRVQHYVVALARRLQGSPRFAEELSDANIKSLYKAAPLHDIGKVSIPDAILLKPGALTPAEFSVMKMHTVYGRDAIVNVENHLGYTNTFLRYAREITYSHQEKYDGTGYPEGLKGDAIPLAARLMAVADVYDALISKRVYKPAFTHETAMEMVRQASGEHFDPDVVDAMLAAEEEFRDIAERYADNVQDLEHGIGPLLSQHL; this comes from the coding sequence ATGAATGCCAAAAGAGCCATCGTGCTGATCGTTGACGAGGCTTCGGACAATCTGATCCAGATGAACAGCCTGTTGCAGGACCGTTACGAGGTCCGCCTGGCCAACAGCGGCCGCGCCGCGCTGATGGTGATGGAGCACGTGCCCCGGCCCGACCTGGTGGTGCTCGACGCCGCGCTGCCCGACATCGACGGCTACACCGTGTGCCAGCAGCTCAAATCGAGCCCCGACACGGCCGACATCCCGCTGATCTTCCTGCAGTCGGAACCCGACGAGGCGCGCGCCATTTGCGAGGGCGCGGTGGACATCATTCCCAAACCGTTCGTCGGCGAGGTGCTGCGTGCGCGGGTGGACACCCATTTGCAGCTGCGCCATGCGCGCGAGCTGCTCAAGCAGCAGCGCAACCTGCTCGAACACGTGGTGGAAGAAGTGACGGCGGAATTGAGCCAGATGCTCGACGCCATGATCTGGGCGCTGGCCTCGCTGGCCGAGACGCGCGAATACGAAACCGCCAATCACCTGCGCCGCGTGCAGCACTACGTCGTCGCGCTGGCGCGCCGCCTGCAGGGCAGCCCGCGTTTTGCCGAGGAACTGAGCGACGCCAACATCAAGTCGCTGTACAAGGCCGCGCCGCTGCACGACATCGGCAAGGTGTCGATCCCCGACGCCATCCTGCTCAAGCCCGGCGCGCTCACGCCGGCCGAGTTCTCGGTGATGAAAATGCACACCGTGTACGGCCGCGACGCCATCGTCAACGTCGAAAACCACCTGGGCTACACCAACACCTTCCTGCGCTACGCGCGCGAGATCACCTATTCGCACCAGGAAAAATACGACGGCACCGGCTACCCGGAAGGGCTGAAGGGCGACGCAATTCCCTTGGCCGCGCGGCTGATGGCGGTGGCTGACGTGTACGACGCGCTCATTTCCAAGCGCGTGTACAAGCCCGCGTTTACCCACGAAACCGCGATGGAAATGGTGCGCCAGGCCAGCGGCGAACATTTCGATCCCGACGTGGTCGATGCCATGCTGGCAGCCGAGGAAGAGTTCCGCGACATCGCCGAGCGTTACGCCGACAATGTGCAGGACCTCGAACACGGCATCGGTCCGCTGTTGTCGCAGCACCTGTAG